One Littorina saxatilis isolate snail1 linkage group LG12, US_GU_Lsax_2.0, whole genome shotgun sequence genomic region harbors:
- the LOC138981478 gene encoding replication protein A 14 kDa subunit-like: MEGDNSRHRINGALMPNYQGKHVCVLGKAKDVDPNGKFFTLSTSDEKDIRVNMSNPLSEYVSGLTEVHGRVQGNILQCENYVLFSEDAAGKFDMGLYNQAVQLMEGCPEQYVQGVTES; this comes from the exons ATGGAAGGCGACAACTCCCGTCACAGAATCAATGGAGCTTTGATGCCAAATTATCAGGGGAAGCATGTGTGCGTGCTAGGAAAAGCCAAGGAT GTTGATCCAAATGGAAAGTTCTTCACTCTGAGTACTAGTGATGAAAAGGACATTCGCGTCAACATGAGTAATCCT CTAAGCGAGTATGTGTCTGGACTGACAGAGGTGCATGGTCGTGTGCAAGGAAACATCCTTCAGTGTGAGAACTACGTGCTTTTCTCAGAAGATGCCGCAGGCAAGTTTG ATATGGGACTGTACAACCAAGCTGTGCAGCTGATGGAGGGGTGTCCAGAGCAATACGTTCAGGGGGTCACGGAATCTTGA
- the LOC138981477 gene encoding uncharacterized protein, with protein sequence MDQLNSMFSRMKRGLWTGGDSSQPSVKQQHMENDSSAIPDLPEEDGFLLIGEPSRDAVTQRVLPLGQAPSLGNSEDVCRPDQAFTMFATCNPVPLTPEASAEMQNEAHSIALHPALFGVPFQLHPRLEAGTLSQYMLGHLDLEVKRMDWQKYDYDFDSDRSSLRELCAVSESSSPTGCSHLTPSLQSWHR encoded by the exons ATGGACCAACTGAATTCCATGTTCAGTCGCATGAAACGAGGACTTTGGACTGGAGGGGACAGTTCTCAGCCCTCTGTGAAACAACAGCACATGGAGAATGACAGTTCAGCCATCCCAGATCTGCCTGAAGAAGATGGATTCCTCTTGATAGGTGAACCTAGCCGAGACGCAGTCACCCAAAGGGTCCTCCCGTTGGGACAAGCACCCTCCTTG GGCAACAGTGAAGATGTTTGCAGGCCAGACCAAGCATTCACAATGTTTGCTACCTGTAACCCAGTGCCCCTGACCCCTGAAGCCTCAGCAGAAATGCAGAATGAAGCACACAGCATCGCTTTACACCCAGCTCTCTTTGGCGTCCCATTTCAGCTGCATCCCAGACTGGAGGCAGGGACTCTCTCTCAATACATGCTTGGGCACCTAGATTTAGAAGTGAAACGCATGGACTGGCAGAAATACGATTATGATTTTGATTCTGACCGGTCCTCCTTGAGAGAACTTTGTGCAGTGAGTGAAAGCAGCAGTCCAACTGGATGTTCTCATTTAACACCTTCTCTGCAATCGTGGCATAgataa